In Candidatus Defluviilinea proxima, a single genomic region encodes these proteins:
- a CDS encoding four helix bundle protein: protein MKDFRTLKVWEKAHTLTLAIYKSTEGFPKQEMYALTSQIQRAAVSIPANIAEGCGKDSDAELKRYFLISMGSSSELEYLLLLAHDLGYLPKDTFQSMTDDLVEIRKMLNAFIQKLKASR from the coding sequence ATGAAAGATTTCAGAACCCTCAAAGTTTGGGAAAAGGCTCATACACTGACACTCGCAATTTACAAATCCACGGAAGGTTTCCCCAAGCAGGAAATGTATGCATTGACAAGCCAGATCCAACGAGCGGCGGTTTCCATCCCAGCCAACATTGCCGAAGGTTGCGGAAAAGATTCAGATGCCGAACTCAAACGTTATTTCCTGATCTCAATGGGTTCATCAAGCGAATTGGAATATCTTCTTTTGCTCGCGCATGATCTTGGCTATCTCCCCAAAGATACTTTTCAATCCATGACGGATGATCTCGTCGAAATCCGCAAAATGCTCAACGCCTTCATCCAAAAACTAAAAGCCAGCCGCTAA
- a CDS encoding DUF3592 domain-containing protein: MNTNLLLTTGIIVFVLFILNVIFLAIIYFMRKKMAEVSQWPSAMGVVQMSTIERRSSDDGYTDYPVVQYSYQVNGQAYQSTKRAPGPEVGGSGARGVIAKYPVGAQVMVFYNPQNPSDAVLERKAPAMWLMWLLLVIFDCALCGAIPLVWFTTK; encoded by the coding sequence ATGAACACCAATTTATTGTTAACCACCGGCATCATCGTCTTTGTTCTATTCATCTTGAACGTCATTTTCCTCGCCATCATTTACTTCATGCGCAAGAAAATGGCGGAGGTGAGTCAGTGGCCGTCCGCGATGGGTGTGGTGCAAATGTCCACCATCGAACGCAGGTCATCGGATGACGGATATACGGATTACCCCGTTGTGCAATATTCCTATCAGGTCAATGGGCAGGCTTATCAAAGCACGAAGCGTGCCCCTGGCCCCGAGGTGGGAGGTTCAGGAGCAAGAGGTGTCATCGCCAAATATCCGGTCGGTGCGCAGGTGATGGTGTTCTACAATCCACAAAACCCATCTGATGCCGTGCTGGAAAGAAAAGCACCCGCCATGTGGTTAATGTGGCTGTTGCTGGTTATATTCGATTGTGCTTTGTGTGGGGCAATACCGCTCGTGTGGTTCACAACAAAATAA
- a CDS encoding MFS transporter: MYSTYGLFETMNTLSKPRLPLWLKLLYGSGDWGISSIGMMRSIFYAIYLTDVVGLEPRIASFGALAGVVWDAVNDPIIGILTDRLHTRWGRRRPFLLWFAIPFGLSFVILWSAPNWDNQSALMIYVTLAFMLADTLQTLISVPFLSLTPELTPDYDERTTLTSFRSLFQLVGALSVVIAAPAIVDMVLASGGTQQQGFMLVGAIFGSIGAIPLFLIGLFIRETSTPEQQQSLPFRETLSAAWENIPFRFAVGIHMLNWSAVDMIAVTFPYFLLYWIAQGNLLATIRVFGFDLASESAFFGILMSVCIVFIPFWLQMAKRFDKRTAYRLGMTVWVIATLMIYTIQPGQTMYLLFIAAFAGIGVSAAYTLPDSIFADVIEWDELRTGRRQEGIFYGIRTLIRKLTGALVIFITLQLLGASGYVSPSEGSIHFTQSDSALRMIRLLVSPLGAMILSGTIILAWLFPLSREQYTRIQKLLEQRRARTVE; encoded by the coding sequence ATGTATTCCACTTACGGCCTCTTCGAAACCATGAATACCCTTTCCAAGCCCCGCCTTCCTTTATGGCTCAAACTCCTTTACGGTTCGGGGGATTGGGGAATTTCGAGCATTGGCATGATGCGTTCGATCTTTTATGCCATCTATCTGACTGATGTTGTTGGGTTGGAGCCGCGCATCGCTTCGTTCGGCGCGCTGGCCGGCGTCGTGTGGGACGCCGTGAACGACCCGATCATTGGTATATTGACAGATCGTCTGCATACACGTTGGGGGCGGAGACGCCCCTTTTTGTTATGGTTTGCGATCCCCTTCGGATTGAGTTTCGTCATTTTGTGGTCGGCACCGAATTGGGACAATCAGTCTGCATTGATGATCTATGTGACGTTGGCCTTCATGCTCGCCGACACATTGCAGACTCTGATCTCTGTCCCGTTTCTTTCTTTAACCCCAGAGCTGACTCCTGATTACGATGAGCGCACCACGCTGACAAGCTTTCGCTCGCTCTTCCAACTCGTGGGTGCGTTGTCCGTTGTGATTGCCGCGCCCGCTATCGTGGATATGGTCCTTGCCTCCGGTGGCACACAGCAACAGGGATTCATGTTGGTCGGCGCGATCTTTGGCTCCATTGGTGCCATTCCACTTTTTCTTATTGGGCTCTTCATACGCGAAACCTCCACACCGGAGCAACAGCAAAGCCTGCCTTTTCGTGAGACCTTGAGCGCGGCCTGGGAGAATATCCCTTTTCGTTTTGCGGTGGGCATCCACATGCTCAACTGGTCTGCCGTGGACATGATCGCTGTGACGTTCCCGTACTTCCTCCTGTATTGGATCGCGCAGGGAAACCTGCTCGCCACGATACGTGTCTTTGGCTTTGACCTGGCCTCTGAGTCTGCGTTCTTTGGCATCCTTATGTCTGTTTGTATTGTGTTCATCCCCTTCTGGTTGCAGATGGCAAAACGATTTGACAAGCGGACCGCTTACAGGCTTGGCATGACGGTTTGGGTGATTGCGACGTTGATGATCTACACCATCCAACCCGGGCAGACGATGTACCTGCTCTTTATCGCTGCGTTTGCAGGGATCGGCGTCTCTGCCGCGTATACACTGCCCGACTCCATCTTTGCGGATGTGATCGAATGGGACGAACTGCGCACCGGCCGCAGGCAGGAGGGTATCTTTTACGGGATACGCACATTGATCCGTAAGTTGACCGGGGCGCTGGTCATTTTTATTACTCTTCAATTACTGGGCGCATCGGGATATGTTTCTCCTTCCGAGGGGTCTATTCACTTCACGCAATCCGATTCGGCGTTACGCATGATCCGTTTGCTGGTTTCCCCGTTGGGTGCCATGATCTTATCTGGCACGATCATTCTCGCGTGGTTGTTTCCACTTTCGCGTGAGCAATACACGCGGATCCAAAAGTTGTTGGAACAAAGAAGAGCGCGCACTGTGGAATAA
- a CDS encoding ribonuclease H-like domain-containing protein, with product MTTDKKPSISDKLKSLGVKKGNALPAPQKPDSHSIDSVVAGRFSPTPRGDVFIAEQKYPADHIYGSSPLISSFPFSFISQWANDSQITELPLSKFAFLDTETSGLSGGTGTYAFLVGAARFIDDTFVLQQFFMRDPAEEPAVLEGLAKFLAPCEALVTFNGKAFDAPLLSTRYRLHQIPIPYQDYSHLDLLPLARRLWRDRLESRALKYLEEHVLGLIRSSEEVPGFEIPWLYFDYLRTGDARPLGGVFYHNAMDVVAMAALLAHMNDMLESPYEGKVQHGLDFVALGKLFEDLGHWDDAAKLFERGLEFGLTESDFGVAVKRLSILQKRRGDLDEAVRLWEASAERGHLYALIELAKHYEHKQRDVASALKWTRSALKSVEKTDMPAYMRKYWMGEIEHRLERLERKAGI from the coding sequence ATGACCACAGATAAAAAACCGTCCATTTCAGATAAGCTCAAATCACTTGGTGTGAAGAAGGGCAATGCGCTTCCGGCTCCGCAGAAGCCTGATTCTCATTCCATTGATTCCGTCGTGGCTGGGAGATTTTCACCCACCCCGCGCGGCGATGTGTTCATCGCGGAACAAAAATATCCTGCCGATCACATTTACGGTTCATCCCCTCTGATTTCCTCTTTCCCATTTTCCTTTATTTCCCAATGGGCAAATGACTCACAGATCACTGAACTGCCGCTCTCGAAATTTGCCTTTCTTGATACTGAGACATCCGGTCTCTCCGGCGGCACAGGGACGTATGCTTTCCTCGTCGGTGCGGCGCGTTTCATTGACGATACCTTCGTACTGCAACAATTCTTCATGCGTGACCCGGCCGAAGAGCCAGCCGTGCTGGAAGGGTTGGCAAAGTTCCTTGCGCCGTGTGAAGCATTGGTCACCTTCAACGGCAAAGCCTTTGATGCGCCTTTGCTTTCCACGCGGTATCGTCTTCATCAGATCCCTATTCCCTACCAGGACTATTCCCACCTCGACCTGCTTCCCCTTGCCCGCCGCCTCTGGCGCGACCGGCTCGAATCACGTGCGTTGAAGTATCTCGAAGAACACGTGTTGGGACTCATACGCTCAAGCGAAGAAGTGCCAGGCTTCGAGATCCCCTGGCTATATTTTGATTATTTGCGAACTGGAGATGCACGTCCGTTGGGAGGCGTGTTCTATCACAACGCCATGGACGTGGTGGCGATGGCCGCATTGCTGGCGCACATGAACGACATGTTGGAAAGTCCGTATGAGGGGAAAGTGCAACACGGACTTGACTTCGTCGCGTTGGGAAAGTTGTTTGAGGACCTCGGTCACTGGGATGATGCGGCAAAACTGTTCGAGCGTGGACTCGAGTTCGGGTTGACTGAATCAGATTTCGGGGTGGCAGTGAAGCGCTTGTCCATCCTACAGAAAAGACGCGGGGATCTGGATGAGGCCGTTCGCTTGTGGGAGGCGTCGGCGGAAAGAGGTCATCTATATGCGTTGATCGAACTGGCAAAACATTATGAGCACAAACAACGCGATGTGGCATCTGCACTGAAATGGACGCGTTCTGCATTGAAGAGCGTGGAAAAGACCGACATGCCTGCTTATATGCGTAAGTACTGGATGGGCGAAATCGAACATCGCCTGGAGCGTTTGGAGCGCAAAGCGGGGATATAA
- a CDS encoding STAS domain-containing protein produces the protein MMKITLSKEVGRVDVTVLRIEGQLDGQTYQELIEKAQSVYKAGSRNFLLDLSELTYISSAGLVALHTIALLANGDALPDTEAGWSTLRSAGRAGSGGVQEHVKLYNPQENIKNVLDMVGFGNAFEIFTDLDKAVKSF, from the coding sequence ATGATGAAAATCACCTTGTCAAAGGAAGTTGGACGTGTAGATGTTACGGTTCTGCGCATTGAGGGTCAACTGGATGGTCAGACATATCAGGAGTTGATTGAAAAGGCTCAAAGCGTATACAAGGCGGGGTCACGCAATTTTTTACTCGACCTTTCAGAGTTAACCTATATCAGTAGTGCCGGGCTGGTGGCCTTGCACACGATCGCGTTGCTGGCAAATGGTGATGCGCTTCCGGATACAGAAGCTGGTTGGTCTACCCTTCGCTCCGCTGGACGGGCAGGAAGCGGCGGGGTACAGGAACATGTCAAACTATATAACCCGCAGGAAAATATAAAGAACGTGTTGGATATGGTCGGCTTCGGAAATGCGTTTGAGATCTTCACCGACCTGGACAAAGCTGTGAAATCCTTCTGA
- a CDS encoding STAS domain-containing protein: protein MQIIVSVQQGREPIAVMKLEGDINASNFMEVVDKAQDIYKNPARNLIIDLSDVTGISTTGQVAIHKIALLYSGVDQDVDENENPDFTHSSNARKYVKLLNPKPEVDKTLEKAGLKLFFKTYTDLESAIQSF from the coding sequence ATGCAGATCATAGTATCCGTTCAACAGGGACGAGAACCCATTGCCGTTATGAAGCTGGAAGGCGATATCAACGCATCGAACTTTATGGAGGTTGTGGATAAGGCTCAGGATATCTATAAAAACCCAGCGCGCAATCTCATCATTGATCTAAGCGATGTAACCGGCATCAGCACTACAGGACAGGTCGCCATTCACAAGATCGCTTTGCTCTATAGCGGCGTGGATCAGGATGTCGATGAGAACGAGAATCCTGATTTCACACACAGCAGTAATGCGCGCAAATATGTCAAATTACTGAACCCCAAACCTGAAGTAGATAAAACCCTTGAGAAAGCTGGGTTGAAACTTTTCTTCAAAACATATACCGATCTGGAAAGCGCGATCCAATCTTTCTAA
- a CDS encoding GGDEF domain-containing protein, giving the protein MWVMFRDLFKTVFGDILTDLGNLEGDYRVAQLKSDITQSLLYMFIVSIGVLAMLEVDKKLFVAAPDVLIIVTTSRILFVLISIMLGVVLYRVDKVRVFDHLTFAWIALVVGLMLIFNFMTPADYLSTSFDIIVPFAIYILSPLPIKRTIGLAASFSIGTLGVYFFLKSGIDPVVLNVAISAQIIVHVLGVTSALQIHSYRRKSYQAFIDEKDAKEMVAYLANIDPLTKSLTRRQFTNIAESEFRRHIRYHRPLSILILDADRFKETNDTYGHHAGDLTLRSLSLVAMEQKRAQDTFGRLGGDEFGLLMPETTIDNALIVAERIRKTWEQSPVNLDGDLIHSTMSIGLAEAAPEDKSLEDILRRADRMLYKAKETGRNRVMS; this is encoded by the coding sequence ATGTGGGTAATGTTTCGCGATCTGTTCAAGACAGTGTTTGGAGATATTTTGACCGACCTCGGCAACCTGGAGGGGGATTACCGCGTTGCACAGTTGAAGAGTGATATCACACAAAGCCTTCTTTACATGTTCATTGTCAGTATTGGCGTGTTGGCGATGCTGGAAGTAGATAAAAAATTGTTTGTTGCCGCCCCAGATGTGCTCATAATCGTAACGACCTCTCGCATCTTGTTTGTATTGATCTCGATCATGCTAGGGGTTGTTCTATATCGAGTGGACAAGGTACGGGTCTTTGATCATTTGACGTTTGCGTGGATAGCTTTAGTTGTGGGCTTAATGTTGATATTCAACTTTATGACCCCTGCCGATTACCTTTCTACATCCTTCGATATCATTGTCCCATTTGCGATCTATATCCTCTCTCCGCTTCCGATCAAACGGACGATAGGGCTGGCTGCTAGTTTTTCCATCGGTACGCTGGGTGTATATTTTTTCTTGAAATCGGGCATTGATCCTGTTGTTCTGAACGTAGCCATATCCGCCCAGATCATTGTGCATGTGTTGGGGGTAACCTCGGCACTCCAGATCCATTCGTATCGTCGCAAATCGTATCAGGCCTTCATTGATGAAAAGGATGCCAAAGAGATGGTGGCGTATCTGGCGAATATCGATCCACTCACCAAAAGCCTTACGCGGCGTCAATTTACAAACATTGCTGAGAGCGAGTTCCGCAGACACATCCGCTATCACAGGCCTCTATCCATTTTGATCCTCGATGCTGATCGCTTCAAAGAGACCAACGATACATACGGGCATCATGCCGGTGACTTGACCTTGCGAAGCCTTTCGTTGGTAGCCATGGAACAAAAACGCGCACAAGATACATTCGGTAGGTTGGGCGGTGATGAGTTTGGATTGCTCATGCCTGAGACGACCATTGATAATGCGCTGATCGTTGCGGAACGTATTCGTAAGACGTGGGAACAATCGCCGGTCAATCTAGACGGAGATCTGATCCATTCGACGATGAGCATTGGCCTCGCTGAAGCCGCTCCAGAAGACAAATCTCTTGAAGATATCCTCCGCCGTGCTGACCGAATGTTATATAAAGCAAAAGAGACGGGTCGTAATCGTGTGATGTCATAA
- a CDS encoding HEAT repeat domain-containing protein yields the protein MASQIDELVKMRDIETLHELMTEHEDWFTQLEAAEGLVQLGDRRGYDFLITATLSDDEEILDVANEILDSPEIKRMKEQIEADRRNEHRVHIESAKKRIQVGGKVFRYKMVYLTAAALMGDDPHSNEYNLPSLDSQGLQGWEVVTIIPQRRSMMTASVDDHFTGAYFLLKKEVLPHESAELDKE from the coding sequence ATGGCATCCCAGATCGATGAACTTGTAAAAATGCGCGATATCGAAACCCTTCACGAACTTATGACCGAACATGAAGACTGGTTCACCCAACTCGAAGCGGCAGAAGGACTTGTGCAACTCGGTGACCGCCGCGGCTATGATTTTCTCATCACTGCCACCTTGAGCGATGATGAAGAAATATTGGATGTAGCTAATGAAATCCTCGACTCGCCAGAAATAAAAAGAATGAAAGAACAGATCGAAGCGGATCGCAGAAACGAGCACCGCGTCCACATCGAATCGGCGAAAAAACGCATTCAGGTTGGCGGTAAGGTATTTCGGTACAAGATGGTCTACCTCACTGCGGCCGCACTGATGGGCGATGATCCACACAGCAATGAATACAATCTGCCATCACTCGATAGCCAGGGTCTGCAAGGCTGGGAAGTGGTGACCATCATCCCGCAACGCCGCTCGATGATGACCGCTAGTGTGGACGATCATTTCACCGGCGCATACTTTCTACTGAAGAAAGAAGTTCTCCCGCACGAAAGCGCTGAACTCGACAAGGAATAA
- a CDS encoding permease produces MTSVRPRPLSRAVIWAILAGTLLFVLASITPWSLFLEFVSKLNLFATVFLGIFIEALPYLLVGTLISGIVEVFLDRELMARFISKRSVPAAVTGALMGLIFPVCECGVIPLTRRLFHKGLPLPAGIAFLLAAPVMNPIVIFSTAAAFGWGPMLVWRMGISLLIAFIVGLVFSVEKDPSTVLRDLTLSHEHEHSHETLNPSFTSKIQRALLICADEFFEMGRYLIIGAMLAAGLQTFVSQGALLSIGNGPILSVLVMMVLAIILSICSTVDAFVALGFVGTFSFGSILSFLVFGPMVDIKSILMYSQVFRRKPVAYLVLLPFLMSLLAGIVFNYFVP; encoded by the coding sequence ATGACATCTGTTCGGCCCCGTCCGCTTTCGCGTGCTGTTATCTGGGCAATACTGGCAGGCACGCTTTTATTTGTATTAGCCAGTATTACCCCATGGAGCTTGTTTCTTGAATTTGTTTCAAAGCTCAACCTGTTTGCGACCGTTTTTTTGGGGATATTTATCGAGGCGCTGCCGTATCTTTTAGTTGGTACGCTTATTTCAGGCATCGTGGAGGTCTTTCTTGACCGCGAGTTGATGGCACGCTTTATCTCAAAACGATCTGTACCCGCCGCAGTGACAGGCGCGCTTATGGGATTGATCTTTCCCGTTTGTGAGTGCGGTGTTATTCCCCTAACAAGACGATTATTTCATAAAGGACTGCCGTTACCGGCGGGTATTGCCTTCCTTTTGGCCGCCCCTGTCATGAACCCCATCGTTATATTCAGTACAGCGGCGGCATTCGGATGGGGTCCCATGTTGGTATGGCGCATGGGCATCAGCCTATTGATCGCCTTTATCGTTGGTCTTGTTTTTTCGGTTGAGAAAGACCCATCCACTGTTCTGCGCGACCTGACCCTATCGCATGAGCACGAACATTCCCACGAAACATTAAACCCGTCCTTCACCAGCAAAATACAGCGGGCATTATTGATCTGCGCCGATGAATTCTTCGAAATGGGACGCTATCTCATCATAGGTGCCATGCTTGCGGCCGGGTTACAAACCTTTGTCTCACAAGGGGCACTTCTCTCAATTGGGAATGGCCCTATTCTCTCTGTTCTCGTCATGATGGTATTGGCTATCATACTTTCCATTTGTTCCACTGTAGATGCCTTTGTCGCACTGGGTTTTGTAGGTACATTTAGCTTTGGCTCCATTCTCTCATTTCTAGTCTTCGGCCCGATGGTGGATATAAAGAGCATTTTGATGTATTCACAGGTTTTCCGCCGCAAGCCGGTTGCCTACCTCGTTTTGTTACCCTTCCTGATGAGCTTGCTCGCAGGTATTGTGTTTAATTATTTTGTGCCCTAA
- a CDS encoding TIGR03943 family protein encodes MSKQRYRMFQSLLLFGLFLFLIGKVINNQLNWYINLRFITLTQIGIVFLAILAQRLFLEARLPRSQAQDEEHDHDHTPAPVNLWIMLVPLLIGILIPAKPLNSSAVSAKGLTTSSPLVSSSSTSRLLETESEQRDVLDWVKLFYFEKDLNPYIGQQASVVGFVYFDDRLPQGQFFVSRFIVSCCSADGYAVGVIVDWPNVASLKKDTWVQVKGPVDAVSFNNGISPLIHAEAVDIVPQPDQPYLYP; translated from the coding sequence GTGTCCAAACAACGTTATCGCATGTTTCAATCCCTTCTGTTATTTGGTCTATTCCTGTTCTTGATCGGCAAGGTGATTAATAACCAGCTTAACTGGTATATCAACCTGCGCTTCATTACGTTGACGCAGATCGGTATCGTTTTCCTTGCTATTCTCGCTCAACGACTTTTTCTGGAAGCACGTCTACCCCGTTCACAAGCACAGGATGAAGAACACGATCATGACCACACGCCTGCTCCTGTTAATTTATGGATTATGCTCGTCCCATTGTTGATCGGTATTCTGATCCCTGCCAAGCCCTTAAATTCATCTGCCGTTTCTGCAAAAGGACTGACAACATCTTCGCCGCTGGTCAGTTCCAGTTCAACCAGCCGTTTACTCGAAACAGAATCGGAACAACGCGATGTCTTAGACTGGGTCAAGTTATTCTATTTCGAAAAAGACCTCAATCCCTATATCGGCCAACAGGCATCAGTAGTCGGGTTTGTATATTTCGACGACCGCCTGCCACAGGGACAATTCTTCGTCAGCCGCTTCATTGTTTCCTGTTGCTCTGCGGATGGCTACGCCGTTGGCGTAATCGTGGATTGGCCCAATGTAGCCTCCCTCAAAAAAGATACCTGGGTACAGGTCAAAGGGCCAGTGGACGCAGTCTCTTTTAATAATGGGATCAGTCCTCTCATCCATGCAGAAGCGGTAGATATCGTACCCCAACCCGATCAACCATATCTATATCCATGA
- a CDS encoding Ig-like domain-containing protein, giving the protein MKLQNRFPINLDSVAGLVTGTLLLLIMLAVWLGDQAGIRVTSQLPANSIVGPLETLTLTFSEPVDGDLAIQSFSIQPPVNGSFTFPDSKTLQFIPREAFQPNTPYTLTLASGVLAQNNRSLKKTMIWGFHVRSPLVVYLVAEQGKGRLWTVEPASGTIKPLTDASLSIFGFDTSHNGEFVIFSAFNEQKGSDLWRVEREGGNPVLLLQCGADRCSVPAISFYDRQVAYVRETAGPAADLEFGAPRIWVLDLETKQDSPLYEDRQIIGYNPVWSPDGTRLSSFDGIKDEIRLLDIVTGNQLIIPSQTGSPVSWSRDSNTFLFTDIAESEAGSFTQIREAKLVTSEITTFSGESDKQDYHYNSLAWSPTADMLVIGLQFEENDPSQALWLVDIATLGGQVIANQANYTYGTPQWDPWGKALVFQQFKLKGVYKPEIGFWEEGLLEPRILAEGLMPHWLP; this is encoded by the coding sequence ATGAAGTTACAAAACAGATTTCCGATCAATCTTGACTCCGTTGCCGGGCTGGTAACAGGCACCCTTCTTCTATTGATCATGTTGGCGGTCTGGTTAGGCGATCAGGCTGGGATTCGTGTTACATCACAACTGCCTGCAAATAGTATCGTTGGTCCATTGGAAACACTAACGCTTACCTTCTCTGAGCCTGTAGACGGAGATTTAGCAATACAAAGCTTTTCCATCCAACCGCCGGTCAATGGCAGTTTTACATTCCCTGATTCAAAGACCCTGCAATTCATTCCACGGGAGGCATTTCAACCCAATACCCCCTACACACTGACTTTAGCCTCCGGTGTTTTGGCACAAAACAACAGAAGTCTCAAAAAAACGATGATCTGGGGTTTCCATGTCCGCTCTCCACTGGTGGTTTACCTTGTCGCAGAGCAAGGCAAAGGCCGTTTATGGACAGTGGAGCCTGCAAGCGGAACTATTAAACCACTCACCGATGCATCGCTCAGTATATTTGGATTTGATACCTCTCATAACGGCGAATTCGTAATCTTCTCCGCATTCAATGAACAAAAGGGATCAGATCTATGGCGCGTGGAACGTGAAGGAGGAAACCCAGTTCTTTTGCTTCAATGTGGCGCAGACCGTTGCTCAGTGCCTGCTATTTCGTTCTATGACCGACAGGTGGCGTATGTGCGTGAAACGGCCGGGCCAGCCGCCGACTTGGAATTTGGAGCGCCACGTATTTGGGTATTAGATCTCGAGACAAAACAGGATTCCCCTCTATACGAAGATAGGCAAATTATCGGCTACAACCCCGTCTGGTCACCAGATGGCACGCGCCTTTCATCGTTCGATGGTATCAAAGATGAGATCCGATTGCTCGATATTGTTACAGGTAACCAATTAATTATTCCAAGCCAAACAGGCAGCCCTGTTTCATGGTCGAGAGATAGCAACACTTTCCTGTTTACAGATATCGCTGAAAGTGAAGCCGGTTCATTCACGCAAATTCGAGAAGCAAAGCTGGTCACAAGTGAGATCACTACTTTTTCCGGCGAAAGCGACAAACAGGACTATCACTATAATTCGCTGGCATGGTCGCCTACAGCAGATATGCTCGTCATCGGTTTACAATTCGAAGAAAATGATCCATCACAAGCCTTATGGTTGGTAGATATTGCAACATTGGGAGGGCAGGTCATTGCAAACCAGGCCAACTACACCTATGGAACCCCACAATGGGATCCATGGGGAAAGGCGTTGGTATTTCAGCAATTTAAATTAAAAGGCGTCTATAAACCCGAGATCGGATTTTGGGAAGAAGGTCTCCTGGAACCACGTATCCTGGCCGAAGGCTTGATGCCCCACTGGTTACCTTAA
- a CDS encoding transcriptional repressor, whose translation MLADTWLEQLHDNGYRITAARRAVVDTVFGSTHALTPIQVYDTARRKYRALGLVTVYRTLEKLEELHLIQRVHQPGGCQAFISAGIGHQHLLLCQNCGEVEFFEGDDLGTLTSSIARKTGYQIKEHWLQLFGLCEKCK comes from the coding sequence ATGCTTGCTGATACCTGGCTGGAACAATTGCACGATAACGGATATCGCATCACTGCCGCTCGCCGTGCAGTGGTGGATACTGTGTTCGGTTCCACACACGCGTTGACGCCTATTCAAGTGTACGATACAGCCCGCAGGAAATATCGCGCACTCGGCTTGGTAACTGTATACCGCACGCTCGAAAAACTTGAAGAGCTTCACCTTATTCAACGTGTACATCAGCCGGGCGGATGCCAGGCGTTCATTTCGGCCGGTATCGGTCACCAACATTTGCTGTTATGCCAGAACTGTGGAGAGGTAGAGTTCTTCGAAGGCGATGACCTCGGTACGCTAACCAGCTCCATTGCTCGTAAAACAGGCTACCAGATCAAGGAACACTGGTTGCAATTATTTGGGCTTTGCGAAAAATGTAAATAA
- a CDS encoding zinc ABC transporter substrate-binding protein yields the protein MKKIFNTIILMMSIAALLLTACGSAPQSGRNASSVLASTTFLADIAQHVAGDRLKVESLLPVGTDPHSYQPTPQDVAKIADSPLLIVNGLEYEHFIEALLENSGGEKIVITASDGLEPRHMEEHADEAGSGEGDEHEAGDPHMWLDPNNVITYVQNIREGLTHFDPDGAAVYQSNADAYIAELQALDAWIVEQVSQIPQEKRLLVTNHEAMGYFAERYGFTIAGTVIESFSSDASPSAGQMAGLIDQIKTSGARAIFLDASDNESLAKQIAEETGVRVVTNLHLESLTEGAPAATYMDMMKDNVTLIVDALQ from the coding sequence ATGAAAAAGATTTTCAATACCATTATCTTAATGATGAGCATTGCGGCTCTTCTCTTAACTGCATGCGGCTCTGCCCCTCAAAGCGGACGCAACGCTTCAAGCGTTCTAGCCTCCACTACCTTTCTGGCAGATATTGCCCAGCATGTAGCCGGTGACCGCTTGAAAGTTGAGTCACTCCTGCCGGTTGGCACGGACCCACATTCGTATCAACCGACACCACAGGATGTGGCCAAGATCGCAGACAGCCCACTGCTTATCGTCAATGGTCTGGAATATGAACACTTTATCGAAGCTTTACTGGAAAACTCCGGTGGGGAAAAAATTGTCATCACTGCTTCTGATGGACTGGAACCACGTCACATGGAAGAACATGCAGATGAAGCAGGATCAGGCGAAGGTGACGAACATGAAGCGGGAGATCCGCATATGTGGCTCGATCCGAACAACGTCATCACCTACGTGCAAAATATCCGCGAAGGGCTCACTCACTTCGACCCTGATGGCGCGGCAGTCTATCAGTCAAATGCAGATGCATACATTGCTGAACTACAGGCTCTCGATGCATGGATCGTCGAACAGGTTTCACAAATCCCGCAAGAGAAACGTCTGCTTGTCACAAACCATGAAGCTATGGGATACTTCGCCGAGCGATATGGCTTTACTATTGCAGGCACCGTGATCGAAAGTTTCAGTTCAGACGCATCGCCATCGGCAGGCCAAATGGCAGGCTTGATCGATCAGATCAAAACAAGCGGCGCGCGTGCAATATTTTTGGATGCATCGGATAATGAATCATTGGCAAAGCAGATCGCCGAAGAGACCGGCGTAAGAGTCGTGACGAATTTGCATCTTGAGTCATTGACCGAAGGCGCACCCGCCGCGACGTATATGGATATGATGAAAGATAACGTGACGCTGATCGTTGATGCGTTGCAGTAA